Genomic DNA from Arthrobacter sp. B1I2:
AAGTCCCAACCAACCCTCAACGACGAGGCCTCCACGCTGGTTACCGCCGGCGGAGGCAAGGAGACATCATGAAATTCGACGGCGTACTCTTCTTCCCCGTCACCCCGTTCACGGCCGAAGGCTCCGTTGACGTGGAGCTGCTCAAGGAACACATCAGCTCCCGGCTGCCGTTTGGACCGGGTGGCGTCTTCCCTGCCTGTGGCACCGGCGAATTCCATGCCCTCAGCATCGAGGAGGTCCGCACCGTGGTGGCGGCCGCCGTCGAGGTTGTAGCGGGGAAGGTTCCCGTGGTGGCAGGCGCAGGCGGCCCCCTGGGGCATGCCTTTGCCGCCGCCCGCGCCGCTGAGGAAGCCGGCGCCGACGCCCTCCTGGTGCTGCCGCCGTATCTGGTCACCGGCCCCACGGACGGGCTGGTGGCCTACATCGAGGCCGTGGCCAATGCCAGCAGCCTGCCGGTCATCGTGTACCACCGCGGTAACGCGAAGTTCACTGCCGCCTCCATGGCCAAGCTCGCGGCCAACCCGAAGGTCATTGGCTTCAAGGACGGCCTGGGCGATGTGGGCCTGGCCCAGGAAATCGTCACCGCCGTCAAGGCCACGGGACGGCAGGACTTCGCCTTCTTCAACGGCCTGCTCACCGCGGAACTGACGCAGGGCGCCTATCGCGGCCTGGGCATCCCGCTCTACTCGTCGGCGGCTTTCGCCATGGCCCCGGAGATCGCCAAAGCCTACTACGACGCCTACACCGCCGGAGACGAGGAACGACGCAACGCGCTGCTCGAGGGCTTCTACGCACCCCTGGTCCGCCTGCGCGACCAGACCCCTGGCTTCGGCGTTTCCCTGGTCAAGGCCGGCCTGCGGCTGGGCGGCCTGCCGGTCGGTTCCGTGCGTCCGCCGCTGGTGGACCCCTCGGAGGAACAGCTCGTGGAGCTCAAGGCCATCCTCGCCAGGGGCTACGAGCTGGCTGGGCGCTGATGAGCGCACCGGCGGCCGAAACCGTCCGCACTGTTCCTTGCATCACCGGCCTGTCAACGCGGCTCCTCACCGTTCCGCTGCGGCGCAGCTGGGGCGTGGAGGCGCCGGAGAACCACGTGATTGCCACGGAGATCCACACGGACGACGGCGGCACGGGCTTCGGTTTCTCCTGGACACCCACCATCGGCCCCCAGGCAGTCAAGGCGCTGCTGGATTACGACATCGCACCTTTCGTCACCGGGCTGCCCGCCACCCCCGAGGCGGTGTGGGATGTGCTCTGGAAGCGGCTGCACGAGGCCGGCAGTGGAGGGCTCACCACCATCGCCATGGCGGGCGTGGACCTGGCCCTGTGGGACCTGCAGGCCCGCCGCGCCGGAACCTCTGTCACCGGCCTGCTGGGCCAACGGCAGGAATCGGCCGAGGTGTACGGCTCCGGGGTGAACCTGCACTACAGCCTGGACGAACTGGTGGCGCAGGTTGAGCGCTGGGTTGCCGCCGGCCACCAGGCGGTGAAGATCAAGGTGGGCAAACCCGACATCCGCGAGGACTACGAACGCGTTGGCGCCGTCCGCTCCGTCCTGGGCCCGGACCGCAGGCTCATGATCGACGCCAACCAGAGGTGGGACCTGCCCACCACCTTCCGGGCCCTCGACGTCCTGTCCGAGTTCGGGCTGGAGTGGCTGGAGGAACCCATCCGGGCGGACGATCTCTGGGCCTACCGCCGGCTCCGGAAGCATTCACCCGTGCCAATCGCCCTTGGCGAAAACCTGCACACCATCTACCGGTTCCGCGATTTCATTGAGGCGGAGGCGGTGGACATCATCCAACCCAACATCATCCGGGTGGGCGGCATTACTCCGTTCCGGCGGATCGTTGAGCTGGCACGGACCAACAGCATCAAGGTCATGCCCCACCTGCTGCCGGAACTGTCCGGGCAGCTGGCCCTGACCCTGGCGGAGCCCACCATGGTGGAGGACGTCGAAGAGGCGTCCTTCGAACAGCTGGGTATCCTGGCCGGGCCGTCGCCGGTGCGGTTCAGCAACAGCAGGGTGGCGCTGACGGACCAGCCCGGACTGGGCTTCCGTTTCCGGGACAGGCTGTAAACATCAATCCCATACGACGAACAGGTACCTGACGTGACAACTGCAACGCTTTCCCTGACAGAGCTCACCGCTGCGGCCACAGCAGCAGCCAAAATCTCTGCGGCCGCCTCCGACGCCGAGCGCGCCGGCTGGTTGAACGCGGTAGCGGACGCCCTGGACGCCAATGCCGCCGAACTGGTGGACATCGCGGATGCCGAGACCAGCCTGGGTGCCCCGCGCCTGACCGGTGAAGTGGCCCGCACCACCGGCCAGCTGCGCCTGTTCGCCCGCGTGATCACCGAGGGCTCCTACATTGAGGCCATCATTGACCATGCGGATCCGGCGGCCACCCCGCCCAGGCCGGACCTTCGCAGGATCCTCAAACCCATTGGTCCCGTTGCCGTCTTTTCCGCGTCCAACTTCCCGTTTGCCTTCTCCGTGGCCGGCGGCGACACCGCCTCAGCCCTCGCCGTGGGCTGCCCGGTGATTGTCAAGGCGCACTCGGGCCACCTGCGGCTTTCCGAGCGGACGGCGGAGATTGTGGCGGAGGGACTCCGGGGCGCGGGTGCACCGGACGGGTTGTTTGCCCTGGTGAGCGGACGCGAGGTGGGAACGGCCCTGGTCCAGGACCCTGCCATCAAGGCCGTTGGCTTCACCGGGTCCATCCCCGGCGGCCGGGCCCTGTTCGACCTTGCCACCTCCCGTCCCGATCCCATTCCGTTCTATGGGGAACTGGGGAGCCTGAACCCTGTGGTCATCACCGCGGCGGCACTGCAGGCCCGCTCCGCGGAACTCGCAGCGGGACTGGCCGGCTCCTACACCCTTGGTGCGGGCCAGTTCTGCACCAAGCCCGGACTGGTGTTCATCCCCGCGGGCACGCAGTTTGCCAAGGAAGTGGCTGAAGCCAGCAAGGACAAGCCGGCCCTGGGCATGCTGACCACCCGGATCGCGGAAGCCTACCCTGACGGGTTGCGCACCTTCGCATCAGTCGAGGGCGTGGACATCGTCAGCGGCAGCGTGGACCAGGATGCGGTGGCAAACGGCGCCGCTCCGGTGGTTTTCTCCACCAGCGCGGCCAAGGTTTTGGAACGCCCGGAGCAGCTGCTGGAAGAATGCTTCGGCCCCACCACCATCCTCATCGAATACACGGACCAGGACCAACTGGCAGCTGTGCTGGCCAAGGTCCCGGGCAGCCTGACTGCCACCCTGCATGCCCAGCCCGATGAGGACATCGCGGACCTGGCGGAGCAGCTGTCCGGGCTCGCC
This window encodes:
- a CDS encoding aldehyde dehydrogenase (NADP(+)) — encoded protein: MTTATLSLTELTAAATAAAKISAAASDAERAGWLNAVADALDANAAELVDIADAETSLGAPRLTGEVARTTGQLRLFARVITEGSYIEAIIDHADPAATPPRPDLRRILKPIGPVAVFSASNFPFAFSVAGGDTASALAVGCPVIVKAHSGHLRLSERTAEIVAEGLRGAGAPDGLFALVSGREVGTALVQDPAIKAVGFTGSIPGGRALFDLATSRPDPIPFYGELGSLNPVVITAAALQARSAELAAGLAGSYTLGAGQFCTKPGLVFIPAGTQFAKEVAEASKDKPALGMLTTRIAEAYPDGLRTFASVEGVDIVSGSVDQDAVANGAAPVVFSTSAAKVLERPEQLLEECFGPTTILIEYTDQDQLAAVLAKVPGSLTATLHAQPDEDIADLAEQLSGLAGRVLFEGWPTGVAVNWAQQHGGPYPATTSLFTSVGATAVRRFQRPVAYQDAPEAVLHPALREDNPLGIPRRVDGELQLP
- a CDS encoding mandelate racemase/muconate lactonizing enzyme family protein — encoded protein: MSAPAAETVRTVPCITGLSTRLLTVPLRRSWGVEAPENHVIATEIHTDDGGTGFGFSWTPTIGPQAVKALLDYDIAPFVTGLPATPEAVWDVLWKRLHEAGSGGLTTIAMAGVDLALWDLQARRAGTSVTGLLGQRQESAEVYGSGVNLHYSLDELVAQVERWVAAGHQAVKIKVGKPDIREDYERVGAVRSVLGPDRRLMIDANQRWDLPTTFRALDVLSEFGLEWLEEPIRADDLWAYRRLRKHSPVPIALGENLHTIYRFRDFIEAEAVDIIQPNIIRVGGITPFRRIVELARTNSIKVMPHLLPELSGQLALTLAEPTMVEDVEEASFEQLGILAGPSPVRFSNSRVALTDQPGLGFRFRDRL
- a CDS encoding 5-dehydro-4-deoxyglucarate dehydratase; amino-acid sequence: MKFDGVLFFPVTPFTAEGSVDVELLKEHISSRLPFGPGGVFPACGTGEFHALSIEEVRTVVAAAVEVVAGKVPVVAGAGGPLGHAFAAARAAEEAGADALLVLPPYLVTGPTDGLVAYIEAVANASSLPVIVYHRGNAKFTAASMAKLAANPKVIGFKDGLGDVGLAQEIVTAVKATGRQDFAFFNGLLTAELTQGAYRGLGIPLYSSAAFAMAPEIAKAYYDAYTAGDEERRNALLEGFYAPLVRLRDQTPGFGVSLVKAGLRLGGLPVGSVRPPLVDPSEEQLVELKAILARGYELAGR